From a region of the Butyrivibrio sp. AE3004 genome:
- a CDS encoding baseplate J/gp47 family protein translates to MLRVEELKARTYEERMEDVLLELPIRSSEWTNYNASDPGITILENLTAFSALQGAEIVTLSYRAKMALLKMAGFLPKRGKCARVLLSADDLEEPMVIPAGERFHLGSLCFENLKEGVIGQSKIAGIFTDDGKEVKDYSYILDKDISVPAKLFGETPKKGNSIYFIVEGDPSDYKEILLYISIMANSARNITEDRTEHIFADIVWECFTDDGFEKLKVRDFTGAFINSGEIRLSMPKGKPRIYENTPRKGYCIRATLGRAEYDIVPKITSVSGFLFEVWQKDTKSFSQSFSRNDNITVKSPIGEDVYYLVFGKENKGPSYRRYELVTGTDLKGRYCLYTQNKDGSITFSFSEENFGYAPIKTKESVRVIIYNEEIMRRYNVGKVIGYDDQEIEIPCTNIVHETFFLIARRKEKDGYIYDFVRPEKKADGSLYYHLLEGEGRIIIEDPGDYIDADLFMGSVSTTDGSIGNIGAGNVMKMESDTKLPGFYNPAGGTGGCFRENFDEVRERFVQDMLIPYRAVTAENYEYIVKSTPGLCIRKAKAVMDESRNMVRVTVLPDSDEKFPKLSSIYIKKITERLEERRLITSQFEIVKPSFVAISVKCTAYVKRHYKDCLKQIEDRIRTKIDYINSDHNFGDKLKFEDVFYAIDNLDCIEYVYNLSLHSENSTLAQMKEYDIYPRFDCLCYPGEINVEIVTSEK, encoded by the coding sequence ATGCTCAGAGTCGAAGAATTAAAAGCCAGAACATATGAAGAGAGAATGGAGGATGTATTACTCGAACTCCCTATAAGATCTTCTGAGTGGACCAATTACAATGCCTCAGACCCCGGAATTACCATTCTTGAGAATCTGACTGCTTTTTCAGCTCTGCAGGGCGCCGAGATTGTGACCCTGAGCTACAGAGCAAAGATGGCGCTTCTTAAGATGGCCGGTTTTTTACCCAAAAGAGGTAAATGCGCAAGAGTTCTCCTTTCAGCCGATGATCTGGAGGAGCCTATGGTAATACCTGCCGGTGAGCGGTTTCACCTTGGCAGTCTTTGCTTTGAAAATCTGAAGGAAGGCGTTATAGGTCAATCAAAGATTGCAGGTATTTTTACGGATGATGGCAAGGAGGTAAAGGATTACAGCTATATTCTGGATAAAGATATATCTGTTCCGGCCAAGCTTTTTGGAGAGACACCCAAAAAAGGAAACAGCATCTATTTTATTGTTGAAGGCGATCCGTCAGATTATAAGGAAATATTACTCTATATTAGTATAATGGCTAATTCTGCAAGAAATATTACTGAAGACAGAACAGAGCACATTTTCGCGGATATAGTATGGGAATGCTTCACTGATGACGGATTTGAGAAATTAAAGGTAAGGGATTTTACCGGAGCATTTATAAACAGTGGTGAGATCAGACTCTCAATGCCAAAGGGAAAACCACGGATTTATGAGAATACTCCCCGAAAAGGGTATTGCATAAGGGCCACACTTGGAAGGGCTGAGTACGATATAGTGCCAAAGATCACAAGTGTTTCAGGCTTTTTGTTCGAGGTATGGCAGAAGGATACAAAGAGCTTTAGCCAGAGCTTTAGCAGAAATGACAACATAACGGTTAAATCCCCTATAGGAGAGGATGTATATTATCTTGTTTTCGGAAAGGAAAACAAAGGACCATCCTACAGAAGATATGAGCTTGTTACAGGCACAGACCTTAAGGGGAGATACTGCCTTTATACACAGAACAAGGATGGAAGTATTACCTTTTCCTTTTCTGAGGAGAATTTCGGATATGCTCCCATTAAAACCAAGGAGAGTGTGAGAGTTATAATTTACAACGAAGAGATTATGCGTCGTTACAATGTGGGTAAGGTTATAGGATATGATGACCAGGAAATAGAAATACCCTGTACAAATATTGTGCATGAAACCTTTTTCCTTATAGCACGCAGAAAAGAGAAAGACGGATATATCTATGATTTTGTAAGACCTGAGAAAAAGGCCGACGGCTCCCTGTATTATCATCTGCTTGAGGGAGAGGGAAGAATTATTATCGAAGACCCGGGTGACTATATAGATGCCGATCTTTTTATGGGAAGTGTGTCCACAACAGACGGCAGTATCGGAAATATCGGAGCCGGAAATGTCATGAAGATGGAAAGTGATACAAAGCTTCCCGGGTTCTATAATCCCGCAGGCGGGACCGGTGGGTGCTTCAGAGAAAACTTCGATGAAGTGAGGGAAAGATTTGTACAGGACATGCTGATCCCCTACAGAGCTGTAACAGCAGAGAACTATGAGTACATTGTAAAGAGCACTCCCGGACTTTGTATAAGAAAAGCAAAAGCCGTGATGGATGAGAGCAGGAATATGGTCAGGGTAACTGTTCTTCCGGATTCGGATGAAAAATTCCCGAAGCTTTCTTCAATTTACATAAAAAAAATAACCGAAAGGCTGGAGGAAAGAAGACTCATAACCAGTCAGTTTGAGATTGTAAAGCCGAGCTTTGTGGCGATTTCCGTGAAGTGCACCGCTTATGTGAAAAGACATTACAAGGATTGTCTTAAACAGATAGAGGATAGGATAAGGACGAAGATTGATTACATAAATTCCGACCACAATTTCGGAGACAAACTTAAGTTTGAGGATGTTTTTTATGCGATAGATAACCTTGACTGTATTGAATATGTATATAACCTATCGCTTCATTCGGAGAACAGCACTCTTGCGCAGATGAAGGAGTATGACATCTATCCGAGATTTGACTGCTTATGTTATCCCGGGGAAATCAATGTTGAGATAGTTACATCAGAAAAATAA
- a CDS encoding GPW/gp25 family protein, translated as MEQSFLGTGVAFPPEIDPATGRFKMSSGSQSVKESIYLILMTQVTERLTRPDFGTQTASYVFMNVNLTELTIMRRELTDSILRQEPRVRDVVVDADMKAQQGYILINIDYTLAQNNQRGNLVFPFYLNAEPEPDTDEEYYEPDIIDT; from the coding sequence ATGGAGCAATCCTTTTTAGGAACGGGAGTAGCCTTCCCGCCGGAAATAGATCCGGCAACAGGAAGGTTTAAAATGAGCAGCGGCTCTCAGAGTGTAAAAGAATCAATATATCTTATTCTGATGACACAGGTTACGGAAAGACTTACGAGACCTGATTTCGGAACACAGACAGCCTCTTATGTTTTTATGAATGTAAATCTCACAGAACTTACAATCATGAGAAGAGAGCTTACTGATTCAATACTACGGCAGGAACCGAGAGTCAGAGACGTTGTGGTTGATGCTGACATGAAGGCTCAGCAGGGGTATATCCTGATCAACATTGATTACACACTGGCACAGAATAATCAGCGTGGGAATCTGGTATTTCCTTTTTATCTTAACGCTGAACCGGAGCCTGATACTGATGAAGAGTATTATGAGCCCGATATTATTGATACTTAA
- a CDS encoding phage baseplate assembly protein V: MPFFDIVDDVARHQMEKTDMWDNRINGVMVCTVVKNYDKEKQGFVQVNITTRDYSENRLVWARMALQYGGDKWGSYFIPEVGDQVIVAFEQGCIERAFIIGAVPKNNSAFMKGAFDENNKVKRIKSKNGNTIDIIDNKEGEGDNDKITLTTAKGLHKVELDNEKKKILVSDKDGENKIEIKTENGQMEIVAKQKLTIKVGDNIKVIMNGSNGTVSVESTKLKIDASDTVEIKSNNRVNVEGGNVAVSGNSMLKLKSSGPVSVEGTPIKLG, translated from the coding sequence ATGCCTTTTTTTGATATTGTTGATGATGTTGCCAGACATCAGATGGAAAAGACAGATATGTGGGACAATCGTATAAACGGCGTAATGGTCTGTACGGTTGTAAAGAATTACGACAAAGAAAAACAGGGATTTGTTCAGGTCAATATTACCACAAGGGATTATTCAGAAAACCGGCTCGTATGGGCGAGAATGGCCCTTCAATATGGGGGCGATAAATGGGGCAGCTATTTTATACCCGAAGTCGGAGATCAGGTTATTGTGGCATTTGAACAGGGATGCATAGAGAGAGCTTTTATCATAGGCGCTGTTCCCAAAAACAATTCGGCCTTTATGAAAGGTGCCTTTGATGAGAATAATAAAGTAAAGAGAATAAAGTCAAAAAACGGAAATACCATTGACATTATAGATAACAAAGAGGGTGAAGGTGACAATGACAAGATAACCCTGACAACAGCCAAGGGGCTGCATAAGGTTGAACTTGATAATGAAAAAAAGAAAATACTTGTTTCTGACAAGGACGGAGAAAACAAAATTGAAATAAAAACAGAAAACGGTCAGATGGAGATAGTCGCCAAGCAAAAGCTGACCATAAAGGTCGGAGACAATATAAAAGTCATCATGAACGGATCAAACGGAACAGTATCCGTTGAATCAACAAAGCTTAAGATAGATGCTTCCGACACCGTTGAAATAAAATCAAATAACAGAGTGAATGTTGAAGGCGGTAATGTAGCGGTTTCCGGAAATTCAATGCTAAAGTTAAAGAGTTCGGGACCTGTTTCCGTAGAGGGAACACCTATAAAGCTTGGATAA
- a CDS encoding phage late control D family protein: protein MAAVDLKQLYKKYEGFYYPKARVYLGGANPEENKKLNIAIMDYRVELTSDLKASIASFSIRNSYDPASGAFRTKDLKKFIALGTDVKILMGHSASITEVFKGYVARVDFIHDSEITGGSIIRITAMDIKGIMMANNSSKRLKANYYCDAVKEILDMKPYMALVNNGIIDNISVSDTPDKPQGGGMGETPDIRIEMVAESDYDFILKAARKFNYEFFSIGGNVVFRKAKANTQELAEIRPSNMIMSYEISYDITGIVGEVAVRTLDIGKASKIESKKKNTGKISIGSKAKPIVSGQSFVYIDSSIESKTDADNRASYILEDMSYRLGHLRMTLCGMPELVPGRFVTLKGFGEAASNKFYITDVIHEYEFEGKYLTTIEGKASTL, encoded by the coding sequence ATGGCAGCTGTTGACCTTAAGCAATTATATAAAAAGTACGAGGGCTTTTATTATCCGAAAGCCAGAGTATATTTAGGCGGGGCTAACCCGGAAGAAAACAAAAAATTAAATATCGCGATCATGGATTACAGGGTGGAGCTGACCAGCGATCTTAAGGCGAGCATCGCATCCTTTTCCATTCGCAATTCTTATGATCCCGCCTCAGGAGCATTCAGAACAAAGGATTTAAAAAAGTTCATTGCTCTTGGAACCGACGTAAAAATACTTATGGGACACAGCGCAAGTATTACCGAGGTCTTCAAGGGATATGTGGCAAGAGTTGATTTTATTCATGATTCAGAGATTACCGGAGGCTCCATAATCCGCATAACAGCCATGGATATTAAGGGCATTATGATGGCAAACAACAGCTCTAAGAGACTTAAGGCGAATTATTACTGCGATGCGGTCAAGGAAATTCTTGATATGAAACCTTATATGGCGCTTGTCAATAACGGGATTATAGATAATATTTCCGTATCTGATACTCCTGACAAGCCTCAGGGCGGCGGCATGGGAGAGACACCCGATATCAGGATAGAGATGGTTGCGGAGAGTGATTACGACTTCATTTTGAAAGCCGCAAGAAAATTCAATTACGAGTTTTTCTCAATCGGCGGAAATGTTGTTTTCAGAAAAGCAAAGGCCAATACGCAGGAGCTTGCGGAAATAAGACCTTCAAACATGATCATGTCCTATGAGATCAGCTATGACATTACGGGGATTGTAGGAGAGGTTGCTGTAAGAACACTGGATATCGGGAAGGCTTCGAAGATTGAATCAAAGAAAAAGAATACCGGAAAGATATCTATAGGAAGTAAAGCAAAGCCAATTGTTTCAGGGCAGTCATTTGTCTATATCGATTCATCAATAGAGTCGAAAACAGATGCCGATAACAGGGCATCGTATATTCTGGAGGATATGTCCTACAGGCTGGGGCACCTTAGAATGACTCTGTGCGGAATGCCGGAGCTTGTGCCGGGAAGATTTGTTACTTTGAAGGGATTCGGTGAAGCGGCTTCCAACAAATTTTACATCACAGATGTAATACACGAATACGAATTTGAGGGTAAATATCTTACCACGATAGAGGGAAAAGCCTCGACGTTATAG
- a CDS encoding CIS tube protein, which yields MSIFDSIKSTAGVTEKAVIIIGDSSEVEVKEVAAPKPSAGIGRGFSLASLTDAKFDSSLVAGFLADAGLKSDDKKQFEAVGSVKKFKFEVQFNPAEITISGYGGENMPMQTYGPSRNQDEPPHEPPPGPPPKIGSRMAATDTRITMNFKVVFDKTPINNMISKNMGVKAVKAVAGLGPGSVQDEVEALHAVARDDNKRLAMFVWGDMIYEGVINSINSEYVMFKENGEPIRANVNIGMLLYGTHDLGKNIEVWKKEYNIDFYSIKGSTSKMFHIDL from the coding sequence ATGTCTATATTTGATTCGATAAAATCAACGGCCGGGGTTACTGAGAAGGCTGTCATAATTATCGGTGATTCTTCCGAGGTAGAAGTTAAGGAAGTTGCTGCACCGAAGCCCTCAGCAGGGATCGGGAGAGGATTTTCACTGGCCTCCCTTACGGATGCAAAATTTGATAGTAGTCTTGTAGCTGGGTTTCTCGCAGATGCCGGGTTAAAGTCAGATGATAAGAAACAGTTTGAGGCCGTAGGCAGTGTTAAAAAGTTTAAATTTGAAGTTCAGTTTAATCCTGCTGAAATAACGATTAGCGGTTATGGTGGTGAGAATATGCCGATGCAGACCTATGGACCATCGAGGAACCAGGATGAACCGCCGCATGAACCGCCGCCGGGGCCTCCTCCAAAGATTGGATCTCGAATGGCTGCAACGGATACCCGCATAACCATGAATTTTAAAGTTGTATTTGATAAAACACCTATAAATAATATGATCAGCAAAAATATGGGTGTAAAAGCGGTTAAAGCTGTTGCAGGACTCGGCCCCGGTTCCGTACAGGACGAGGTTGAGGCACTGCATGCCGTTGCGAGAGATGATAATAAGAGACTCGCCATGTTCGTTTGGGGAGATATGATATATGAAGGGGTTATAAATTCAATTAATTCCGAATATGTCATGTTCAAGGAAAACGGAGAACCTATAAGGGCTAACGTGAACATAGGAATGCTGCTGTATGGCACGCATGATCTGGGAAAGAATATTGAGGTTTGGAAGAAGGAATACAATATAGATTTTTATTCCATAAAAGGAAGTACATCCAAAATGTTTCACATTGATTTATAA
- a CDS encoding CIS tube protein, translating to MASILNTLGSETISMMSTGRTDKAVLYVYLVDLFDDKDDDKDISQEIEDISRLEKGLMKKASQKLSALGKLKGAAAGRASDALNSVIPGNNSSQYIGDIDKDYTNFVKFYVQYNPATISMSTMTGRQEKKANDGGIDNVRVFDFAGKTKLSFDLIFDDCDNMDAFGMNEIANLNVTSGVNKLANIYANGATGFSVRKRMDAIMSLLSTISTQQVVFFWGKTCFRGLLTDVNNKFTMFNGKGNPIRGEMHIEITQDAGQSERFGYDEKYWDEAFQRCFKNSSEGFLASSAGSTVSDKLKNNSIINLGI from the coding sequence TTGGCAAGTATTCTAAATACACTCGGTAGCGAAACAATAAGTATGATGTCTACCGGTAGAACAGACAAGGCAGTACTGTATGTTTATCTTGTAGATCTTTTTGATGATAAAGATGATGACAAAGACATCTCACAGGAAATTGAAGATATATCAAGGCTGGAAAAGGGACTTATGAAAAAAGCATCACAAAAGCTTTCGGCGCTGGGTAAGCTTAAAGGCGCAGCAGCAGGAAGAGCATCGGATGCGCTTAACAGTGTTATCCCCGGTAACAACAGCAGTCAGTATATAGGCGATATTGATAAAGATTACACCAATTTTGTCAAGTTCTATGTTCAGTACAATCCTGCTACGATTAGTATGTCGACAATGACAGGAAGACAGGAAAAAAAGGCTAATGACGGTGGAATTGATAATGTCAGGGTTTTTGATTTTGCCGGTAAGACGAAGCTTTCTTTTGATCTTATATTTGATGATTGTGATAACATGGATGCTTTTGGAATGAATGAGATTGCAAATCTAAATGTTACCTCCGGAGTAAATAAACTTGCAAACATCTATGCCAACGGGGCGACGGGATTTAGTGTCAGAAAGAGGATGGATGCCATAATGTCTCTTCTTTCAACGATTTCTACCCAGCAGGTTGTGTTCTTTTGGGGAAAAACGTGCTTTAGAGGATTGCTTACCGATGTAAACAACAAATTCACCATGTTTAACGGGAAGGGCAATCCGATAAGGGGCGAGATGCACATTGAGATTACCCAGGATGCAGGTCAGAGCGAACGGTTCGGTTATGATGAGAAGTACTGGGATGAAGCCTTTCAGAGGTGCTTTAAGAATTCATCGGAAGGCTTTTTGGCTTCATCTGCAGGTTCAACCGTTTCGGATAAACTCAAGAATAACAGTATTATTAATTTGGGGATTTAA